In Juglans regia cultivar Chandler chromosome 13, Walnut 2.0, whole genome shotgun sequence, the DNA window attttttaatattatttttattttaagatttgaaaaaattgaattgtttattttattttttattagaagttgaaaaaattataatgatgagatgaaatattttttcaaaacaaacgaggctaagTGTTTGGCACTTTGGGGACATGTGATCGGGACATGGAGTTTATGGCTAtcattattatgattattatttttatcttaaatctCAAGCTCTAATTATTAAGAGTTggtttgattatataaaattaaattaaattattttattttatataattattataatttttttaaatttttatataaaatataatcaataatttaattttttaaattttaaaataaaaataatattataataatattttattaaactttcaacaaaatatctcatcccatctcatatGAATTGCCTAACTAAATGAGATCCAAAGCTttgtttagattaaaaaatcatctaaacatattttattttattttattattataattttatcaaaattttagataaaatataataaataatttaaattttttaaattttaaaataaaaataaaaatgaaaataataaattttattttaataatattttatttcactccATCTCTCCTCTCAACTCAACTTCCAAATCTCGTCTAAACAAATTTTACAGACAACGTTAACCAAACAAAGTTTAGAACTGAGAAGCACCGGCAGACAAGCCCACGCATCTTTTTCAAGACAAAAGGACAAACCCATGcatcttttatatttacttgATTTAAATGTAATAAATTGGCCTACGCTTCCATCTGGGGAGGGGAAGGTGGTGCAGTGCTGCTCAATTTACTCACTGTCCACTGTCTCCAATGGATCTCGGTGCTCCACACCTTTTCTTCTTATAAACaccccaccctctctctctctctctctctctctctcatattccAAGCCCGTTTcgtttcctcgtcttgatcttTATGTCATTGCCAAAAAGTTTCGTTTCCCATCCTCTTTCGGCTCCGATCGGGTCCTGCATTGCCCGACCTACCTCAAATCtgatcttttcatttttagtaCCCGCTTACGTCCCTGAGTCGGTGTGTTCTTCGGCTATTGTGATCCACGGTGTCATGTTATGGATTGCTTTTTCGTTGAATGCTTTTTTGATTGACTGAGATGAATCCACTTTGCTGCATTGCTCCGGTTTCCATCGATCGGGACCCGGCTAACCCGATCCTTGAGAAGTCTCCGGGTCAGTGCCAGTTAGGGCTCGGCGCGTCGATTAACTCCGTGAACAACCCGAAAACCGGTCTCTCGGCTCAGGTTTCGTCGACCGGGACTGACTCTGACAAAGTTTCGGCCGCAGCGAACCAGGATTTCGAAGATGCAGTCGTCGAAGCGAGGGACTCGAAAGCGTATGGGGGCGTGAGTGGCAGCGTGGCCGGGATACTGTACAAGTGGGTGAACTACGGGAAGGGATGGAGGTCGAGGTGGTTCGTGCTCGAAGACGGTGTGATCTCGTACTATAAGATTCACGGCCCGGACAAGATTCTAATGAACCCGGCAAGAGAGAAAGGCGGTAGGGTGATCGGCGAGGACTCTCTGAGGTATATGAGGAAGGCTAATTGGAGTAGCAACCGGCTCGGCTCGTCGGCCAAGCAGTGCAAGCCTTTTGGCGAAGTGCATTTGAAGGTTTATATTCTGATACGAAATGCATATTTAACTCCGTTTATATTCTGATACGATTTGATTAGTCGTGGCTCAACtgtttgtttactttttttttttaatacaaaggGCGGGGGATTTTAAATCCAGATTTTCAAAACGAGGACATATCCCATCAGACCATCACGCTTCTGTCAACTGTTTGTTTAACTTAAAAGTGAAGTTAGTTTTACTATAATTGGTGTTGAATTTATTTGAAGTGAAGGCAAGCTGGACAAGGCTCTGGTTAGACTGGTTGGTTTGACTCATTTTGCAGGCAATTTTTAGAGTTGAAAGCATAGGCTATTGAATGATTTAGGTTAACGGTATTGGGAGATGAGTAAAATTTGAAGttcattaaaaaatcaaatatggtGTATGCATGTTGGGCGTACATATTGCAGCAGAGCCCAGCCCTCCATGATACATAGGCTCaaacaggttttttttttcctgcaaaaATACTTAGGCTCATAACAGTTGCTTGCACAATAATTGGCACATAAAGTAAACATGGAAGCTGCTAGTATCTCACACAGAATGAGGGGATTATTTCCTGAAGCAATCAGGCATGTAGACCACTGAAAAGAAGACTAATAAATTTGTGAACCACTCTTTGCAAGAGAAGACGAGGGAGGAACTGCTTTGCAGTGGAAAGAACCCTTCTGTGGATATAGAACAATTTTTAGTAACCAACAGTGTACACTGCATGTACGAAGATGAACATGCAACTGCATTTTCATTTACATATTCAACTTTtagtattgaaattaaaatttgtttccAAGCATGTCCAATTCAAAGCAAGAAAACTGAAGTAGACAATGTTTTCAGGAAGCTTATATGTCCATGCTACCCGCCGTGAACCCTAGTTCTACTTTCTGGGGATAACAGGGATGCAAAACACAGGGAGAGAAGCTTATACCTTCTGAAAAGATCTCTCTGTAGTACAATTTCTACTACCAAATTGATTAGTAAGATGCTGATGAATGCTACAGTTTGTCATATCTTTCGTTAAGCGAACATGGTAGCGGATTTCCTTTCCAAGGAAGGTGAAAAGGGTCAGAATTTGGATTTTATTGGTGaggagtttagagagagatggTTTTGTGGCCTGGTTCAAACGGATAAATGGGGTATTCCCTATATTaggcattaaaaataaaaaataaaaatttaggaagaatgtattttttgtttttaggatTTGATCCTGGTTGGTTGGGCATTTGGGGTTTTATTTGTTATCCCCAAGTGTCGAGATGTTTCAATGGTATTCCTCCGTCATAAGTGAGGggttttttctaataaaaatggGGTGGGGTCACTTGCTGacctcttctaaaaaaaaataaaaataaaattatgtccCTTGGTTATGGTGTCGATATGTGCAATCTATGCAAGTTTGGGAGATTATAGTGTCATGCGTGAGGGCCTCTTACGGACTAGTTCTGTATTTATCCTTTCAAGTTCAATTCAGTAAGTGCTAAGTGTACCAAAGAAAAGTAGACTCAACCATGTATTCTCCCAACCTGCAGttgaaaattaaagttgaatgtCCTCATCCGTAGCTCCAAATGGTTCTTGctctatttaattattatctctcAACcatattttcctttgttttatcAGTTGGTGAAGTTATATAAGTTTGCTTTGCAGGTTTCTTCAATCCGTGCAAGCAAATCAGACGATAAAAGGCTTTCCATTTTTACAGGAACAAAAACACTTCATTTGTGGTGTGTATCTACGTTGGACAGATCTGCATGGATTGAGGCACTGCTGGCTGCTAAAGATCTATTTCCTAGAGTGTTGACTGGCAATGATTTTGCCTCTACTGAAGATGTAGTTGTTTCAACAGAGAAACTCCGTTTACGAATGCTGCAGGAAGGCATTGGCGAAGCAGTCATCAAAGATTGTGAATCAATCATGCTATTAGAACTCTCTGAGTTGAAAAGCCAGTTGAAGGCTCTtcaacataaacatgtaatgtTGTTGGACTCATTGAGACAACTGGAGGTACTTGTCTTGCTTCCATTTCTCCATCCTAGCACATTATACTCTGGTAAACAGTCTTTAAAATGTGAGGATGACAATCATGCCATGGTTCTGTGGGGATGCGCTGGCAAGTTACCGCCCACGTTCTGAATGTTTTCCCGGTATTCTACCTTATTTATGGACTTAACATGTTGTACATCTTAGTACTTCTTGGCAACTTGTGTGGCACGAAGCAAGTTCCTGGGTTTGATGTACATGCAAGATAGTTGATGCAAAACTTCAAAACCACAAGAACCTTATTCATAACCTTTTTAgctttctctattttattcCCTTTGAGCTTTTTTAACCTCAGCCATGCTCGGTATATGGAAGCTTGTTATATTGCGGtgaccaaatattttttaaatttgttagtaaaTAGCTTTATAGAAGGTAGGGCTGTAGATGAGCAGCATAACGTTTAGTTTGACTTCCTCACCTGCTGACTCAAGAGTGTGATTTCCTTGGGAATGTCCTCACCTGCTGACTCAGAGTGTGATCTCCTTGGGAATGACATCTGTTGATAAATGTCTTATGAGATCGTAAGGCTATACACAAAATTCTTGCACTGTACTTGACAGTGCAGTTTATTTTTCTCGGTTAAGTTtctgtgaatatattgtgacaAAAAACTTAATAGTTTGAGGAATCATTTCTTCCTCTAAAATTTGTTTTGCAGACTGATAAAATAGAGCTGGAAACTACTGTAGTGGATGAAACAAAGGAACGTGAGTCATACGGACAAGGGAATAGGCGATTTAGTGGTTAGTCCTGCTTCTATGGTAATAgtgttttgtaaaatatatattccttaAACTTGGACTGACGTGGTATACAAAAGTTTATTAAGAAGTGTATAGGGGTGTACTCTTTGGATAAATATGAGTGCATGAACATTCCGGCTATGAAATGGATAACAAGTTTAGTTCCTGATCTTTTACAGTAGTCTGCATTTTAAGTACCTCTAGTTAACTGCACGACGCTCTTAAATCTTAGAAATATGTCCTTGTTGGCCTTTAATGTAACTCATTGAACTGGAACAAGAACCATGAGGCTCGTAAatcttagaaatattttttgatggtaaacgaaaaatttattgataaatgataaataggTCCAAAAGTACACGGGACTTATACAGGAGAAAGCACCTAACTAAGTATTAAAAACAGAtgaagatacaagaaaatcgtGAAGACAGCCCATTGAAATCTATAACTATTGCCCGTAAAAAAAGAGGTATTGATGAAGAGGTTTCTAAGTTCATCTAGAGACcgttcttgatcttcaaaatttcgataatttctctctttctccaaatacaccacagtAAGTAtattggaaccatcttccacactacTCTTAGGAAAGTATCCttgcattacttataaaaaaaagtatcctTGCTGTCACTTAACGTAGCTCATTGAACTGCAGCACTATATGTTTTTGGGCAGATTCTTTTATGTATTCCTAGGCTGTCGAACCTGGCATTCATACTAGATTTTCCTCAACATGAGATTGCTCCAAAAGTTTCTTTCCTATAGTTTCCTGTATTAAAATTGTGGGAAAGTACACTGTACACACTCCTACTACTAAGGGTTTTGCACTTTTCACCTTAAACTAACAAACCTAACAAATTGCACCCTCAAAGTCAAACTACTAAAAACTGACATTTTACTCTCTTATTTAGTTCTGGCTGGTAAGATGGATGGAAAATATATGACATTATCTTGAAGTTTGAATCTTAATAGAGATTGCTAAGTGTCTGGTTTTTGTAGTTTGAGGATACAATGAGTCACTTTTAGTAGTTTAGGGTGGAAAGGGGTTTGAGGggtgaaaaatgtatttatccctaaaattatatataacatatactTACATAAATACACAAGCATGTGCGCTCGCACACACATTTATATGCATTTAGTTTTACATGCTACTCATCTCTTATCTTCATTTCATGTTACAGATTTCTATTCTGTCATGTCAGAGGGCAGTGCAACAGACTCTTGTGCTGATAATGAGAGTCAAGATGGTgtagatgttgaaatggatgaagatgatggaacatattttgatacaaatgatttttcatcTTCAGACGCTTTAAGAAGTGCTTCGTATAGGAGTAGGGAAACACTGGGAAATGCTTGTATGGTCAATAGagattctttttcttctgaaCGTTTGTGTGGAATTGAGAAGGTGATCAAGGTAGTTGAATATCCTTAtgtcaaaagaaggaaaaatttgCCAGAACCAAAGGAGAAAGAGAAGCCCATGGGCTTGTGGTCGATTATTAAGGATAATATTGGAAAGGACCTTTCTGGAGTTTGTCTTCCTGTATATTTTAATGAACCACTGTCTTCATTGCAAAAGTGCTTTGAAGATCTGGAGTATTCTTACTTGGTTGATCGAGCGCTGGAATGGGGAAAGCAGGTCATGTCCTCACCTGTACTTTCTTTTGTCTCAAAGCAGATTTAAAGCATGATGTCCTAGTTGCATTTAAATCCCAGGTAGTTAAGCTGCTAGCTTTAGGCCCCGTTTAGTTTCACAAATGGTCTCaacccatttcatctcatttcaacatccaaacgcaaacacttttcaatttcaaattttcaaatacctaatcattacaactttcccaaacttccaaataaaacataaaaaacaattcaactttttaaaatctcaaaccaaaaataatattaaaaaattatattctaacaatattttaaccttataatatttttattaaactttctctctcctttcccaaaaccccataaaacatattaactcaaactatctcactaatattcacatatttttcatctcatctcacatgtgtaatcaaacgaggccttaatgtTATTTATGTAGTACTTGGGCATCTTGGGCATCTTGTATAGAATTGGGCCCCTTCGCTTCCGACTGGAAAGAGACAACCAACTCAAAAGGCTTGTTCTTAATGTGTATACTACTGAAAAGGAAATCCAATTAATGTGAACCTTTATTCATTATTGCTCATCACTCTGATTGGGCAGTTAGGCAtgaaattatattctatttctTCCTTTTCTAACTGCTATTTATGGTTCATCTAGTTAAAGTTACAATCAATGGTAGGTGTTTATACTTGATACCCACTTTTGCTTCTTCTGTTTTTATTTCTGGAAATAGCTTTATGTACTTTTTGAGAGATGGAATAGAGAACAATTTAATTAACAGGCAAGTGGAATGCTTGTTACAATGAAATTAAGGGACCAGCACATTGTCCAAATGTAATTGTCTGTTCATAATTTGACATAGCGAGTCATTTTATCTAAGGCAacacaatctctctctctctctctctctctctctctctctctctctctctctctctctacacatGAACACGGACTTCCCCTTTAAGAGACTATTGGAAAACTCATTgttggttttgtgttttttcaagTGTGTTTGGTTACAtcttttttcaagaaagattGGTTTGATGAAGAATGctgtaaagaataaaaaattaaaaaaggaatTCAAAAGTTTAAGGAGTTGAGATTTAATGGTACACTGAAGTGGCcagaaaacttttttttcccaCATTTTTCAATCTGTTCTTATCCAAATTGTATCCTGGAATTAATCTGGACTATTTACctgatgattttgtgattgtTCTGGTTTTGCTTATGTTATGACCAGGTTGATATATGTGTGAGAATTGTGACTtaaaatttaggattttatgtgGTGCAGGGGAATGACTTGATGAGAATTTTAAACATTGCAGCTTTTGCCATCTCTGGTTATGCATCTACAGAAGGTCGGCAGTGCAAACCCTTCAATCCTCTCCTTGGGGAGACATATGAGGCTGATTACCCAGATAAAGGGCTTCGTTTTTTCTCTGAGAAAGTAATGTTTTTCTTCAAAGTTTTGACCTTTTGTAGTTTTAACACTACCTGCGAGAAATTTTGACGGGTAACTGTGAAGTCATGTCTTCCTTGCCTTCTTGTTCCAACTCAttgaattttttagttttgttgtgGGTGCTCTACTTTTCTAGACTTTAAAGatttttactctttttcttcttcttgctaGTTGGGGTGTTTCCTTTTGTATACCACCTGCATACTTGAGTTGCGTCTATCtgaactttttaataaaattgcatTACTTATAGAAATAATTGGTGGAGGCCATGTGTTTTAAAAATCACAAACAAAAGTGCTGTCTAACGAGCAGCTCCCACTCAGGTTAGTCACCACCCAGTGATTGTTGCTTGTCATTGTGAGGGAAGAGGATGGAAATTCTGGGCTGATTCTAATCTCAAAGGCAAGTTTTGGGGACGCTCTATTCAGCTTGATCCTGTAGGTATCCTTACTCTGCAGTTTGAGGATGGTGAGACATTTCAGTGGAGCAAGGTTACCACTTCTATATACAATATCATACTAGGTAAAATCTATTTTGACCATTATGGAACCATGCACATTAAGGGAAGTGGCAATTACTCCTGCAAGCTGAAGTTCAAGGAGCAGTCCATCATTGACCGAAATCCACATCAGGTAAGTTTCATAGTTCAAATAAGAGGATAAAACATGCAGTATCAGACACGTCACGCCCTTACACTTTTGTTTGACAGACAAGATGCAGTCTCAGATGCAGCAtctgtggtttttttttcctttcgtgGTGCTTTGCTTTGCAATGAGATTTCCACTTCAATGTACACATGGAAGGGAAGTGGATGGATTAGTGATTATTACCCTTTCGCTTCCATCCATGAAGTATAATTGTATGCAGATTAAATGAAAACAACCATGAAAGGAAAGAAGCCAAACATGATGCAGTATATATCAGACACAGCATCTTTGGTTTTGTTCGTTCCATGTTACTTTGCTTTTTAACTAGATTTCCACTTCTATGTACTACATGGAAGAGAAATAGAGGATTTGGTGATTATTACCCTTTCTGCTATCATCCCCGTAAAGTATCATTGTGTGCAGATcaaatgtaaatttaaaaataaccaTAGAAAAAATATGCAGTATGAATATCATAACAGACCAGAATTTTGGTGCTACAGTCCCCCACCCCCTCCCTTGGTGGAAAGAAAAGGCTAACTTCTCATTCAGAAAACTGTTCTGCATTCATGAATCATGCTAACAAAATTCTAAATCCATTGATGAGAAAAGCATTGAAAAATTTAGACCATTTTTCCTATTTCTCTGCTAATCACTAATAAGAATTTATgtctaatttcataaaattcagGTCCATGGATTTGTGCAAGACAATAGAACTGGAGAGAAGGTAGCTATGTTGGTTGGGAAGTGGGATGGGGCAATGTATTATGTGCTGGGAGATCCATTTACAAAGCCTGAGGGTTATGATCCAATGACGGAAGCTGTACTCCTGTGGGAAAGAGATAAATATGTTACTAAGACAAGATACAATCTCTCCCCTTTTGCAACATCCTTAAATGAACTGACACCTGGATTATTGGAGAAATTGCCTCCAACTGATTCGAGGCTGAGGCCAGATCAAAGACACGTAGAGAATGGAGACTATGAATTGGCAAATACCGAGAAGCTAAGACTTGAACAGTTACAGAGACAGGTATTCACTTTTTCATCCTATTATGTAATTACCCTTGCGTTCATGTTCAAGTCTAAGGGAATTGGGAATAGCTATGTGATGAAAGATCGAGTTTAGCCTCAGGTCTGGGCCACGTGGATATGTATTTACTAGTTGTGAACTTCTTCCAGCCTTTCACCACTTtcagatatattttttcatcatttgtaTAATTGCCTACTGGAGTGAACTTCAAATACTTCAAGTTCACAATAGATATCTAAAGTTGTGCTTTTGAGAATCCACTCATTTTAATGCATTGGATTGAAAGCCTCAATTTTTTTGGTAGTCATGATTATCAGGGAATGGAGTCGATGATAAGTGCAATGTATGCAAGTCTTCTTTCATATCTTTCATCATGTGATAAGCACATTTAGCAGCCCCTGTTTTACTTCATGACACAGGCAAGGAAATTGCAGGAGAGAGGGTGGCAGCCAAGATGGTTTCAGAAGGATGAGGATGGTTGCTACCGTTATATGGGTGGATACTgggaagcaaaagaaaaaaagaactggGATGGAATTCCTGATATATTTGGCCAGTGTAATGATTGCCATTCTTGCTATGGAGAAGAGTGAGTTTTACTGTGCACTAAATTATTTTGTTTCCCTCCCTCATTTTCTTATCTTCCCCCTTTTCCTTCATCTGAATGTGAGTTTAGAATAGGTACTGTCAAGTCATAAAGAAGTTCCGCAAAAGTGTAACGCTAGTTTGTTAGGTTTTTTGCGATCTACACCCTTTCTGTTGGTTCATCTATCAAGGGCAGTATTTATGGGAGTGCACTCTTTTCCTTGTAGTTTTTTTAATGGGAACTTGTAGAGACCTCACTAGTCATCTAAGTGGTTAAAATCAATGTTTCTATTTCCGTTTCGTTCCAGCCGGAGTGACCGAAATTTGCCGTGCTGGAACGGTAACTGGCACGGCTTAAGTAGTTGTTCTGTACCGGCTAAAATTGTAGTCATTTCGGCCTGTTCTGGTCCATTCCGGTATTCTGGCCGGAATGGGTGTTCGAGTTCAAAACATTTACGTATGGCATTATCGTAAATGCTTTGAATAGTAAGGGGCACGTTTGTAATTCCTCCACCATTTACTTCTTCCCCTTCCCTTTGGATGGGAACTGAGATCCCTAGTTCCAGTCTTCTGTTTTGGCATTTTGCTCTCTGTCTCTACTCTCTACACTTCGACGACCGATGCCGAAGCCACCTCCACACTCCATGCCGTCAAGCCTCGTGTTGCTCCGTTGAAGCTCGGTCCGCTCGTGTTGATCAATCAGCTCTGTCTCAGCTTGTGTTCCTCCGCCATAGGTCAATGTCCACCTCCACACTCCACTGCCCACTCCACACCCATTTCAATTCGTTATTGCTCGATTTGAGCTGCGACGGAGCAAAGCTGTAAAACTTTTGCATCTTATTTCTCTGCTTTGATATCATATGTGAGTTGGTTGAAGTTAAATAATAGGACATAGGAGCAGGAAACGGACAAGAACTTGCTGAGTTCGTTGAAGTTTCATGGTTGATTTGTGAGTGGAGGCATCGGTTTGCTTACTAAAGTCGGTTGGATTTGGTGAACTATTTTATggaatctgatttttttttgtgggttgcTTGCATATGTTCAGCGCACCGAAAAACTGAGGGCCGTTCTTTCCTATGTTGTCTCTTTTATCTAATTTGTTGTCTTGCCTcagaatattattgtttgatAATTGATCGTCCAAATCAAAGGATGtgtctatattttatatttgtatggAATCGGTGTGAATTTAGGAGGCTGTGTTGTATACGATAATGGAGTTTGTGTAGGTGGGGACATAGTGGGATCGGGACTTTGGATATGTATGGTATTACGAGTTTTTcagatatatatgtttttaacattgtattgagaagtattaTTAAGTTTTTCAAGTATGTATGTTTTTAAGATTTGCATTGATGTTCttttacaatataatttttctttatatatatacaattggtttttataatttatctatatgaTGACTATTCCGACAAACCAGAACATATTGGTATCGAAATATTcgttatttcaaaattttggttaaAATCCTCAACGATTTTCTTCGGTTCCAGTTgagattttctctttcctcctttcattatgtatatatattttcagctCTTTGGGCCCTTTTGGTTGGCACCATTCTGTTGTTGCTACTCACATCACTGATTCTACTTGTTGCCACGCTACATCCATTCCCAGTTCCAATAGTTTAGGGAAGTTCCTCTTTTAACTTTTGGTACATATCTCATAATCATAACCTTATCTACTCGCATATCATAGCCATAACCATTTGGACGTTGAGTTGagctctttatgaatagtaatgagttgaattggTAGAGGAAGTTATGTGAGGctcatttaaaatgaatttagatgtatttgaatgttaaaataaatttaatattatttatgggaagttgaaaaagatatGGAGCCTATCAATTATTGGAAAGTTATTGCAAcgattgaataattattttattatttctcttactaataaataacataaatcaaacattattttcctccatgcatgtaaaaaaattacaacaaaataaaaacaaaatattccacccactataaaaacaaaatttaattactccaaatttattaaaatacttgTTTTTGGGGAGAGATATTTGAAACTCtacggagagggagagagagagagaaccccATGGAGAAAGCAAAAACCCTAAACACAGGCTCGCCGCCACCCCTCCCCCCCCCTAGCCGGCGAGTGGCATATCACCACTGCCACAGACAAGGTTGACAGACCCCTCGTCGAGGGCCGTCTGGCGTCGGTCTTCCATCTAACGATCGAAATTTTTTGCAAGAATATCCCTATAACACCAAGACAAGCCGCCACCCATCCCCCACCCTAGCCGACGAGCGGCTTCTCACCATCATCACAGACAAGGTTGACGGACCCCGGCGACCTCATTGAGGGTCGTCCGACGTTGGTCCTCTCTCCGACGACTAGATTTTTTGCAAGATTAAGTTCTAAAGTCGTCTTTCGTTCATGGAGCAACCACGCCCACGGTATGGTTTTAGTTGAAGAGTCAAGGTAACGCCTTCAACCTTCATAACACAGGGCTCAGATCTGTATATTTGCGGCATCTCTTAGTCACCCGCAAGGTAGCAGTACTTGAGTGGGCACAGCTTCAAATATGGTTCTTTCGAGTGGGCACATATCTGCGTTCTACCTTGAGGATGAAGCGGGAGTAGTAGGGAGCAGTGAGATTTGACAATGACAATGAAGCACGATGTGGATTCGTATAAGTTGGAAGGCGAGAGGTGGTTGAAAgtggaataaaaaactttcgttttacgaaagaggaaaaaaatagctTTCGTATTTTTGAACGTAGCAAAAGGATATCGAAGTTCATGTGTCTAGGGGGGACGATAGCT includes these proteins:
- the LOC108990814 gene encoding oxysterol-binding protein-related protein 1D isoform X1 — translated: MNPLCCIAPVSIDRDPANPILEKSPGQCQLGLGASINSVNNPKTGLSAQVSSTGTDSDKVSAAANQDFEDAVVEARDSKAYGGVSGSVAGILYKWVNYGKGWRSRWFVLEDGVISYYKIHGPDKILMNPAREKGGRVIGEDSLRYMRKANWSSNRLGSSAKQCKPFGEVHLKVSSIRASKSDDKRLSIFTGTKTLHLWCVSTLDRSAWIEALLAAKDLFPRVLTGNDFASTEDVVVSTEKLRLRMLQEGIGEAVIKDCESIMLLELSELKSQLKALQHKHVMLLDSLRQLETDKIELETTVVDETKERESYGQGNRRFSDFYSVMSEGSATDSCADNESQDGVDVEMDEDDGTYFDTNDFSSSDALRSASYRSRETLGNACMVNRDSFSSERLCGIEKVIKVVEYPYVKRRKNLPEPKEKEKPMGLWSIIKDNIGKDLSGVCLPVYFNEPLSSLQKCFEDLEYSYLVDRALEWGKQGNDLMRILNIAAFAISGYASTEGRQCKPFNPLLGETYEADYPDKGLRFFSEKVSHHPVIVACHCEGRGWKFWADSNLKGKFWGRSIQLDPVGILTLQFEDGETFQWSKVTTSIYNIILGKIYFDHYGTMHIKGSGNYSCKLKFKEQSIIDRNPHQVHGFVQDNRTGEKVAMLVGKWDGAMYYVLGDPFTKPEGYDPMTEAVLLWERDKYVTKTRYNLSPFATSLNELTPGLLEKLPPTDSRLRPDQRHVENGDYELANTEKLRLEQLQRQARKLQERGWQPRWFQKDEDGCYRYMGGYWEAKEKKNWDGIPDIFGQCNDCHSCYGEE
- the LOC108990814 gene encoding oxysterol-binding protein-related protein 1D isoform X2: MSEGSATDSCADNESQDGVDVEMDEDDGTYFDTNDFSSSDALRSASYRSRETLGNACMVNRDSFSSERLCGIEKVIKVVEYPYVKRRKNLPEPKEKEKPMGLWSIIKDNIGKDLSGVCLPVYFNEPLSSLQKCFEDLEYSYLVDRALEWGKQGNDLMRILNIAAFAISGYASTEGRQCKPFNPLLGETYEADYPDKGLRFFSEKVSHHPVIVACHCEGRGWKFWADSNLKGKFWGRSIQLDPVGILTLQFEDGETFQWSKVTTSIYNIILGKIYFDHYGTMHIKGSGNYSCKLKFKEQSIIDRNPHQVHGFVQDNRTGEKVAMLVGKWDGAMYYVLGDPFTKPEGYDPMTEAVLLWERDKYVTKTRYNLSPFATSLNELTPGLLEKLPPTDSRLRPDQRHVENGDYELANTEKLRLEQLQRQARKLQERGWQPRWFQKDEDGCYRYMGGYWEAKEKKNWDGIPDIFGQCNDCHSCYGEE